From a region of the Besnoitia besnoiti strain Bb-Ger1 chromosome I, whole genome shotgun sequence genome:
- a CDS encoding S1 RNA binding domain-containing protein (encoded by transcript BESB_007170): MQESASLCSLSHFLAASPPSSSFLSASSLSFSSSSSRELSWPPSAYIAPSLRSVFLAFYASPLASLEVASRRSSPHHRVKPASFGSPHTVRSRALFAHPLLGCHPLPQDAGDGDPEDEGEGAADSSQFLQSLRRAAMTMAVERDRQERQGERLIAAMTAHEREEQRERERRRQEQRRRMFAGDSPLTLEALRRDKELGYALDELVRRKRREKQKNKLLALPFKQRFPLRLLRVGSELYGRVKKILPFGCRLDVGCLDTAALLHVRDMADITEAKRAGERFAQAFSGEDDARADLPQARSASRGAKMSQAGFSQDDQVILAQHWIQNPGTILREGELVRVFVKHVDPVRNVLAVTTRPPSSPSASSLSAAAAASSPSSYRGDLTAEEIGEREAARPARRAGFGDFFVGQEVEGRVTRVTYMGIFVDINGEQDAFIHFYELHRRRMHRLSNADKQKLDAARRQYDPVALEVLRAAERVVTDEAAEAERRRERKREEEKYGCKVLGGYSRLAALREMFNEAKDPEDAGGGAEAEHRKQLRERSREREIRERKWLYDVGDWVTDLRVASVDASRKRIQLSRRPASELLTRWRAKLRDEQRGNMLTPQQREGLEKEEAEEENEAVKALRQQREEELALKVYRQYKKKMQALAREGAGESEPLQQHFGSSSGLKEEGERREEAGRPRTSGEAVGGGQEGNRAAREDEPLDPLAKKKADQMKRFRNFGIGVFEEKRDEQEVREALDYLQRWRAGYAHRRLQEEAYKEKRRLQRLQRKAPDEMSVHDAWRLAATIKEEVELKDLVADAKAHARMSGVSTLQIPDFSGRYPKVKEIEPEELEAFYPGVVSSEAESEASQGEPVGDAEAKQETEAKNDGGEGGGRDGAARPEGPEATEVESASCSGVEREGAQAAQEGEVWERLEEGTSNEKGRRRPPETGEAVEDSRRAAAREETPARTSVSEGSKWSAEEAAQEAERIRDVYEGDFFGRAFEKMKLRTERELQARATQPRVSPPAREGGEEEPDAHEEDTPAGIAPCTPTSLHDETASIRAEDEEGESARSLGPAAEEAETPERAAEGDKERDAQDKRSDAEARQKAEIQTKKDMRREETDLQGDKPLPVPPSPDEFVNVGKSSALRVLRDLALATSRSTGASSGSGEKKKRKKDVDFTEEERQSVLRDLRMHALEAVKQIQKKPEKKVKGGKNSRAKQEAWAAQAVLEAEEEAEEWREKVKAGYRDETDDAFDEVLSALGIEDLTQEVLEEARQRQILRKLQADRTDLAGDVKKILHALVSQKDREEVRAFEEAAGEVVTSEADWERKASAAQRLLFEGTEVSWKKEIEQEFGEPDVMDDADKKIQATLLQHAEQAERKSRKQERKAVRAARRAHERDAQAKALAAAAAEEGDAADGRAGAEADEAGDAGRGKRLEGDGQASEEDDEERMLLDLLTEADDEGFIGADEAEAAAYADRQRRAWWEHEEPVFEGVPTDERVTDASEHAGEKVPAAPSSLARQRQSGDDNEDDGEGDDEHGEGLGEEAGGRAASKRLAKRKRRKMAESDFDEDALLSEIQQDLRDLLAAEDGGEERERGGYQHADGEAGEDMGTARKTPLNGAPPALSLWDSLPSLPESSAAESSPLPPDVRAATARARHAAAALATQPSSSSSAFAPSPVSSPASAASACLRFSLLLAEKEAHGRAGAEELPAEEADERGASSDVSDAPHSASEREPPSLSSALESSCAASSPRAAPRAPDATESSHDAGRESAARSGGPPPACRGEVFKCDDEGRESGEKCASCEPPRPAEERAKCEGAEAHRETLPTKTWQRNLSARARLLLPSSSTDPSPSSSSSSSPSSSPSLSSRPPLQKATTPRPPSGSARLSSRPALVAVGPSSSASPLVSARSREDQLVRDAVLSLALRRREEKDKKHAERDAKSRNTQTAAEGGGGEDGGDKEEGPKGSRPLCELLEEERERKEREREQAEHQARQAAKREAAYGLRLPQRPVRTLEQLKSLQRKQQKEADDKEQQDRAREKKEALKEERRRQQKEKAARLKQKDDAHDADDTLYAEDTRRQSPHRIILEAARRSHEKGVFEHLLGTLHSDDAHAKNREKRVLQHAGELHDLGSENECKSRD, translated from the exons ATGCAGGAGAG CGCTTCACTCTGCTCCCTGTCTCACTTTctggcggcctctcctccttcgtcttccttttTGTCTGCATCTtcgctttccttctcctcgtcttcttcgcgggaATTGTCGTGGCCGCCTTCCGCGTACATCGCGCCCTCTCTTCGATCTGTTTTCCTCGCTTTTTacgcgtcgccgcttgcCTCGCTGGAGGTTGCCTCGCGGCGGTCTTCGCCTCATCACCGCGTGAAGCCTGCTTCTTTCGGCTCTCCGCACACCGTGAGATcgcgcgctctcttcgcccACCCGCTGCTTGGCTGCCATCCTCTGCCTCAGGATGCAGGCGATGGCGACccagaagacgagggcgagggcgccgcggactctTCGCAGTTTTTGCAGTcgcttcggcgcgcggcgatgaCGATGGCGGTGGAGCGCGACAGGCAGGAACGCCAGGGCGAGCGGCTGATCGCGGCGATGACGGCacacgagcgcgaggagcagagagagcgcgagcgccgacgaCAGGAGCAGCGCCGTCGCATGTTCGCAGGCGACAGTCCCTTGACGCTGGAAGCCCTTCGGAGAGACAAGGAGCTCGGCTACGCCCTCGACGAGCTGGTCCGGCGCAAGCGGcgcgaaaaacagaaaaacaagctcctcgcgctgcctttCAAACAGCGCtttccgctgcgtcttctgcgcgtcggcTCCGAGCTCTACGGGCGCGTCAAGAAGATTCTCCCCTTCGGCTGCCGCCTGGACGTCGGGTGTTTAGACACTGCAGCGCTCCTCCACGTGCGCGACATGGCAGACATCaccgaggcgaagcgcgcgggcgagcggtTTGCGCAAGCGTTCtccggcgaggacgacgcgcgcgcagaccttccgcaggcgcgctcggcgtcaaGAGGCGCCAAGATGAGTCAAGCGGGGTTTTCGCAGGACGACCAAGTCATCCTCGCGCAGCACTGGATTCAGAATCCGGGGACGATTCTCCGTGAAGGCGAGCTCGTGCGCGTGTTTGTGAAGCACGTCGATCCAGTGCGGAACGTCCTGGCTGTCACCACgcgtccgccgtcgtcgccctctgcctcttcgctctcggcggctgcagccgcgtcgtcgccgtcgagctACCGCGGGGACCTGACTGCGGAGGAgatcggcgagcgcgaggcggcgcgtccggcgcgacgcgcagggtTTGGAGACTTCTTCGTCGGACAAGAAGTCGAGGGGCGGGTGACGCGCGTGACCTATATGGGTATCTTCGTCGACATCAACGGGGAGCAGGACGCGTTTATCCACTTCTACGAGCTGCAtcggcggcgcatgcataGGCTGAGCAACGCAGATAAGCAGAAActggacgcggcgcgcagacaaTACGACCCCGTGGCGCTCGAggtgctgcgcgccgcggagcgcgtcGTGACtgacgaggcggcagaggccgagagacgccgggagcggaagcgcgaagaagaaaaataTGGATGCAAGGTGCTGGGCGGATAtagccgcctcgccgcgctgcgcgagatGTTCAACGAGGCCAAGGACcccgaagacgcaggcggcggggcggaggcTGAGCACCGGAAGCAACTCCgagagcgcagccgcgagcgagaaatCCGCGAACGAAAGTGGCTCTACGATGTCGGCGACTGGGTCACAGacctgcgcgtcgccagcgtcgACGCATCGAGAAAACG CATCCAGCTGAgtcggcggcctgcgtctgAGCTGCTcacgcgctggcgcgcgaagcTGAGAGACGAGCAGAGAGGGAACATGCtcacgccgcagcagcgcgaaggcctcgagaaggaggaggcggaagaagagaacgaagcggtgaaggcgctgcggcagcagagagaggaggaactcGCGCTCAAGGTGTACAGACAGTACAAGAAAAAGATGCAggccctcgcccgcgagggcgcgggcgagagcgagcccctgcagcagcattttggctcttcttcaggcctgaaagaagaaggcgagaggagggaggaggctgGACGGCCGCGAACGAGCGGAGAGGCTGTGGGAGGGGGACAGGAAGGAaacagagcggcgcgcgaagacgagccGCTCGATCCcctcgcgaagaagaaagctgaCCAAATGAAGCGGTTTCGCAACTTCGGCATTGGCGTGTTTGAGGAGAAACGCGACGAACAGGAAGTCCGCGAAGCACTCGACTACCTGCAGAGATGGCGGGCGGGATACGCACACAGACGGTTGCAGGAGGAAGCTTacaaagagaaaagaagactACAGAG ACTGCAGCGCAAGGCCCCCGACGAAATGTCGGTTCACGACGcgtggcgcctcgcggcgaccaTCAAGGAAGAAGTGGAGCTGAAAGATTTGGTAGCCGACGCcaaggcgcacgcgcgcatgTCAGGTGTAAGTACGCTGCAGATCCCCGACTTCTCGGGGCGCTACCCGAAGGTGAAGGAAATCGAGCCTGAGGAACTGGAGGCGTTTTATCCCGGAGTTGTTTCCTCCGAAGCGGAGAGTGAGGCCTCGCAGGGTGAGCcggtcggcgacgcggaagcaaAGCAAGAGACCGAGGCGAAGAAtgacggcggagaaggcggaggccgcgacggcgccgccagacCCGAAGGCCCAGAAGCGACAGAAGTCGAAtccgccagctgcagcggagtGGAGCGGGAGGGGGCGCAAGCTGCGCAAGAGGGGGAAGTGTGGGAGCGCCTCGAAGAGGGCACAAGCAACGAGAAGGGTCGGAGGAGGCCCccggagacaggcgaagcAGTAGAAgactcgcggcgagcagcggcccgcgaggagacgccggcgcgcacaTCGGTCAGCGAAGGGAGCAAGTggagcgccgaggaggcggcgcaggaggcagagaggatAAGGGACGTTTACGAGGGCGACTTTTTTGGCCGCGCGTTCGAGAAGATGAAGCTGCGAACCGAGcgagagctgcaggcgcgcgcgacgcaacCGCGGGTATCGCCtcccgcgagagaggggggagaagaagagccagACGCTCACGAGGAAGACACACCTGCCGGCATCGCGCCCTGCACGCCCACTTCGCTGCATGACGAAACAGCGTCGATTCGCGCAGAAGATGAGGAAGGGGAGTCAGCCCGCTCTCTCGGTCCGGCGgctgaggaagcggagacgcccgaAAGAGCAGCGGAAGGAGACAAGGAGAGGGATGCGCAGGAcaagcgcagcgacgcggaagcgagacAAAAGGCGGAGATTCAGACGAAGAAAGATATGAGAAGGGAGGAAACAGACCTTCAAGGGGACAAGCCTCTGCCTgttcctccttctccagATGAGTTCGTGAACGTCGGGAAGAGTTCAGCGCTTCGCGTTCTCCGCGATCTCGCTCTGGCGACGAGCCGGTCGACGGGAGCGTCTTCGGGGTctggggagaagaagaagcggaagaaagacGTTGATTTCACGGAAGAGGAGCGCCAGTCGGTGCTCAGGGacctgcgcatgcacgcgctcgaggccgtcAAACAAATACAGAAAAAACCAGAGAAAAAGGTCAAGGGCGGGAAGAACAGTAGGGCTAAGCAGGAGGCCTGGGCCGCCCAGGCTGTcctcgaggcagaggaggaggcagaagagtGGAGAGAAAAAGTGAAAGCAG GCTACCGAGACGAGACGGACGACGCGTTCGACGAAGTCCTGAGCGCGTTGGGCATCGAAGACTTGACGCAGGAAGTCCTCGAAGAGGCTCGCCAGCGGCAGATTCTGCGCAAACTCCAGGCCGACCGCACCGACCTGGCTGGCGACGTGAAGAAGATCCTCCACGCACTCGTTT CTCAAAAGGACAGAGAGGAGGTCCGCGCATTtgaagaggccgcaggcgaagtgGTGACGTCTGAGGCTGACTGGGAGCGGAAGGCATCCG CGGCCCAGAGACTTCTCTTTGAGGGCACTGAGGTGTCGTGGAAGAAGGAGATTGAACAGGAGTTCG GCGAGCCCGACGTCATGGACGATGCAGACAAGAAGATCCAAgcgacgctgctgcagcacgccgAGCAAGCCGAGCGAAAGTCGCGGAAacaagagaggaaggcggtgcgagctgcgcgacgtgcgcacgagcgagacgcgcaggcgaaagcgctcgctgcggcagccgctgaggAAGGAGATGCCGCGGACGGGCgtgccggcgccgaggcggacgaggcgggagacgcggggagaggcaagaggctcgagggagacggacaggcgagcgaagaagacgacgaggagaggatGCTGTTGGATCTCCTCACTGAAGCCGACGATGAAGGCTTCATAGGGGCAGACGAGGCTGAGGCTGCCGCCTACGCAGaccgacagcggcgcgcttGGTGGGAACACGAAGAGCCGGTCTTCGAGGGCGTCCCAACTGACGAGAGGGTCACGGACGCCTCAGAGCACGCTGGAGAAAAGGTGCCAGCAGCGCCCTCCAGTCTAGCACGGCAGAGACAAAGCGGAGACGAcaacgaagacgacggcgaaggcgacgacgaacaCGGCGAGGGGCTTGGAGAAGAGGCTGGTGGCCGTGCGGCGTCGAAGCGTCTGGCGAAGCGAAAGCGCCGAAAGATGGCTGAAAGCGACTTCGATGAAGACGCTCTCCTCAGCGAGATCCAGCAGGACCTCAGAGATCTTCTCGCAGCcgaagacggaggcgaggaacgcgagcgcggaggatATCAACACGCCGATGGAGAAGCCGGCGAGGACATGGGCACCGCTCGCAAAACGCCGTTAAACGGCGCTCCCCCGGCATTGTCTCTTTGGGATTCTCTCCCGTCCCTGCCCGAGTCTTCTGCTGCTgagtcttctccgctgccgccagacgttcgcgcggcgaccgctcgcgcccgacacgcggcggcggccctgGCGACACAGCCGAGCTCGAGTTCGTCTGCTTTCGCCCCTTCGCCTGTTTCTTCtcccgcgtcggcggcctccgcgtgtCTTCGCTTTTCGCTTCTCCTGGCGGAAAAGGAGGCGCACGGGCgagccggcgcagaggagctgccggcggaagaggcagacgagcgaGGAGCTTCGAGCGATGTGAGCGACGCGCCTCATTCGGCGTCAGAACGGGAGCcaccttctctctcctcagcCTTGGAGTCATCGTgcgccgcttcgtctcctcgcgctgccccgcgggcgcccgaCGCGACTGAGTCGTCGCATGATGCAGGACGAGAGTCTGCTGCGAGGTCTGGCGGCCCCCCGCCAGCGTGTCGAGGAGAAGTTTTCAAatgcgacgacgaaggccgcgagagcggcgagaagTGCGCGTCCTGTGAGCCGCCGAGGccagcggaggagagagccaAGTGTGAAGGGGCTGaggcacacagagagacactGCCCACAAAAACCTGGCAGCGGAACCTGagcgctcgcgctcgtctcttgcttccttcttcttcaaccgatccgtcgccttcttcctcttcgtcttcctctccttcttcatcTCCATCTTTGTCTTCGCGCCCTCCCCTGCAGAAGGcaacgacgccgcggcccccCTCCGgctccgcgcgtctgtcATCGCGTCCCGCTCTCGTGGCAGTAggcccttcctcctctgcttctcctctcgtctctgcgcggtcgCGAGAAGATCAGCTTGTGCGCGACGCCGTGCTTTCGCTGGCCCTGCGACGCCGGGAAGAAAAGGACAAGAAGCACGCCGAGAGAGATGCGAAGAGCAGGAACACGCAGactgctgcagagggcggtggcggcgaggATGGAGGCGACAAGGAGGAAGGCCCGAAGGGGTCGCGGCCACTATGCGAACTATTggaggaagagcgagagagaaaggagcgagaaagagagcaaGCAGAACATCAGGCGCGCCAGGCCGCGAAACGGGAGGCTGCGTATGggctccgcctgccgcagcgccctgTACGTACGCTGGAACAGCTGAAAAGCCTGCAGCGCAAACAACAGAAAGAGGCAGATGACAAGGAACAACAAGatcgagcgagagagaagaaagaagcgcTCAAAGAAGAACGGCGAAGGCAACAAAAGGAGAAGGCCGCTAGGCTCAAGCAGAAAGACGATGCACATGACGCAGACGACACTCTGTACGCAGAGGATACGCGCAGACAGAGTCCACATCGGATTATATTAGAGGCCGCTCGTAGAAGCCATGAGAAGGGCGTTTTTGAGCATCTACTCGGGACGCTTCATTCTGAtgacgcgcacgcgaagaACAGAGAAAAACGGGTGTTGCAGCACGCGGGCGAACTGCACGACCTCGGGAGCGAAAACGAATGCAAGAGCCGCGATTGA
- a CDS encoding Sec20 protein (encoded by transcript BESB_007180), producing the protein MNRYCRLRGGSGGSGGREDRRGERAAGGVGSQGAPPAQATEAAVVGPPHRARKAPGVSDAAQQQQALEQQMLQRLPQAEAVAQLQDVARDLALLEDSLRSLLNDSAPGHEAQHDQLVHFRGRVARRISRYALLVRKSQGLVERLLDLQEQQLRLLQSNRGNGAGGGAEALSSGTLSSSAPLASLSSLSPSLTSSLADVAGAAEAVQAQREQLLQLQQRHQHNLQTFKSQLSAWWQRTERHFHTMRMANYVNALEATENAAANASAAENAAAALSSSRGASAATSFPPSSFSSSYAASFSLSSAQPGASRPNVGSVYSALHAHAVRKPGEVPAGVAPPESASNVPAFSASSSGNFAKPAFTSGSHAGADARAEEAQLHERENAREGNAPVRGEGQGDKRQDNEGTRLVKGTGRGLETERETLERREEEDDDAKERGGSQQTQQLRETRNAMAEELQRMQETQRQLQKSSGAIEQTETTYNVFGDRLASAKGILSTLKKRAETDSQLIWLAFLFFLGCCAFVVLRRLGILRLIISLTAGDWAARLFLSSDVLPRMQPLVGAPFDFAFESWSCIFALPRSPSLAVFLLPPPLSSTDPSVPPPFSADPVPTILPEDFETDFAPRPHPPEGDDLPPFPPSLSFSASRLDDDDADAASPSYEAAPGAPSDGATVVRSHQASHSAPSSRGASAAPRPSSPYASAPNPHAAAARAQRRPRPSNAEFSAPPPPSSASAAAARPVPLARRTATHSAHPSASSAASASQNASPAAADACSATASLPSGTGRRFAPSPARDIRGTGRPLADRSPASVRSAAASPSSRPSAPSVRPDGGRASREELSAGDSEAPADRGNAQAPPARKDPQARQGEQTNAAQAPEAGDAQAEGAQEDAQGSEAERGEAERTRHQEAGFARDDEATNRREATGTEPWPLEDTQIAENWEHNLESSVERQGKDAVFQGGTGSGDRAREAGSPGAEAPARLGDPKTPASRDRENRPLKLDRAADTPGDVRNKKTGNGVSSTARGNARRPHLQPTPGSAPRASRRMQ; encoded by the exons ATGAACCGATACTGCCGGCTGAGGGGGGGAAGCGGGGGGTctggaggccgcgaagatcggcgcggagagagagcggcgggaGGCGTAGGGAGTCAAGGCGCCCCGCCTGCGCAAGCGACCGAGGCCGCGGTCGTTGGGCCCCCCCATCGGGCGCGTAAAGCTCCAGGCGTctccgacgccgcgcagcagcagcaagctCTGGAG cagcagatgctccagcgcctgccgcaggcggaggcagtTGCGCAGCTTCAGGACGTCGCCCGCgacctcgccctcctcgaggACTCCCTCCGCAGTCTGCTCAACGACAGTGCGCCGGGTCACGAGGCGCAGCATGACCAACTGGTGCAC TTTCGggggcgcgtggcgcgccgAATCAGCCGGTACGCGCTGTTGGTGCGGAAATCGCAAGGTCTCGTCGAGCGGCTTCTCGATCTGCAGGAGCAGCAACTTCGCCTGCTCCAATCGAACCGCGGAAAcggcgcagggggcggcgcggaggccctctCCTCGGGTACACTCTCGTCTTCAGCCCCTCTCGCgtccctctcctcgctctcgccttcgctcacGTCCTCTCTGGCGgacgtcgcgggcgccgctgagGCCGTGCAGGCccagcgcgagcagctgctgcagctccagcagcgccaccAGCACAACTTGCAAAC TTTCAAGTCGCAGCTGTCAGCCTGGTGGCAGCGCACCGAGCGCCACTTCCACACGATGCGCATGGCCAACTACGTAAACGCCCTCGAGGCAACTGAAAA cgccgcggcgaacgcctccgccgcggagaacgcagccgccgcgctttcctcgtctcggggcgcctcggcggcgactTCCTTCCCCccgtcttcgttttcttcgtcaTACGCggcttcgttttctctttccaGCGCACAGCCCGGAGCCTCGCGGCCGAACGTTGGGTCCGTTTACTCGGCGCTACATGCACATGCAGTTAGGAAGCCAGGCGAGGTTcctgcgggcgtcgcgccgcctgagAGCGCGTCGAATGTCCCTgccttctcggcgtcttcgagcGGGAATTTCGCAAAGCCCGCGTTCACGTCTGGTTCGCACGCAGgtgccgacgcgcgcgcagaagaggcacaGCTCCacgagcgagaaaacgcgaggGAGGGCAACGCCCCGGTGCGAGGCGAAGGGCAGGGCGACAAGCGACAAGACAATGAAGGCACGAGGCTCGTCAAAGGCACGGGGCGAGGCTTGGAGACCGAGAGGGAGACACTcgagagacgagaagaagaggacgacgacgcgaaggaacgcggaggaagccaaCAGACCCAGCAactgagagagacgcgaaacgCCATGGCGGAAGAActccagcgcatgcaggagaCTCAACGCCAACTTCAAAAATCTTCCGGCGCTATCGAACAAACAGAAACGACCTACAACG TTTTCGGAGATCGTCTGGCCTCGGCGAAGGGCATTCTTTCGACTTTGAAGAAGAG GGCTGAAACTGATTCACAGCTTATTTGGCTCgcgttcctcttcttcctcggctgctgcgccttcgtcgtgcTGAGGCGCCTTGGAATTCTGCGGCTGATAATCTCG TTGACGGCTGGCGActgggcggcgcgtctttttctgtcttcAGACGTGTTGCCTCGCATGCAGCCTCTTGTCGGGGCTCCTTTCGACTTTGCTTTCGAATCCTGGAGCTGCATATTTGCGCTTCCAAGAAGCCcttctctcgccgtcttccttctACCCCCCCCGCTCTCTTCAACCGACCCCTCCGTTCCCCCGCCGTTCTCCGCCGACCCCGTCCCAACGATCCTGCCTGAAGACTTCGAAACAGACTTTGCTCCGCGGCCCCACccgccggagggcgacgacctGCCGCCctttcctccctctctttccttctctgcgtcgaggCTGGACGATGATGACGCTgacgcggcgtctccctcgtaTGAGGCGGCTCCTGGTGCGCCGTCAGACGGAGCCACGGTCGTCCGCTCTCACCAGGCCTCGCACTCTGCGCCGAGTTCAcggggcgcctctgcggccccGCGCCCGTCCTCGCCTTACGCGTCTGCTCCCAATCCgcacgcggctgctgcacgcgcccagcgccggccgcgccccTCGAATGCAGAGTTTTCAGCTCCGCCTCCACcttcgtccgcctctgcggcggcggcgcgccctgtCCCGTTGGCTCGCAGGACGGCGACCCACTCGGCGCAtccgtctgcctcctccgctgcgtcggcttCTCAAAatgcttcgcctgcggccgcggacgcgtgcTCCGCCACCGCGTCTCTTCCTTCAGGAACCGGGCGTCGCTTTGCACCTTCGCCAGCGCGAGACATACGAGGAACGGGACGGCCGCTCGCCGACCGCTCTCCGGCGTCAGTcaggagcgccgcagcgtctccctcgtctcgcccttcggcgccttctgtTCGTCCGGATGGAGGGCGTGCCTCGAGGGAAGAGCTTTCAGCGGGAGATTCGGAAGCGCCAGCGGACAGAGgaaacgcgcaggcgccaccAGCGCGCAAAgacccgcaggcgaggcagggggAACAGACGAACGCAGCTCAGGCACCGGAGGCTGGGGACGCGCAGGCAGAAGGCGCTCAGGAGGACGCGCaaggaagcgaagcggaacgcggagaagcagaaagaaCGCGACACCAAGAGGCAGGCTTtgcgagagacgacgaggcgacgaACAGACGGGAGGCCACAGGAACCGAACCCTGGCCTCTGGAAGACACGCAAATCGCAGAGAACTGGGAACACAATCTGGAAAGCAGTGTAGAGAGGCAAGGCAAGGACGCAGTTTTCCAGGGGGGCACGGGAAGCGGTGACcgggcgcgggaggcaggcagccccggggcagaggcgccggcacGCTTGGGCGATCCAAAGActccagcctcgcgcgaccgcgagaacCGGCCCCTAAAACTCGACcgcgctgcagacacgcCTGGCGATGTGCGAAACAAGAAAACAGGAAATGGCGTCTCGTCGACAGCCAGAGGAAACGCACGTCGCCCTCACCTGCAGCCGACTCCAGGCTCTGCGCCACGCGCAAGCCGTCGCATGCAGTGA